The following proteins come from a genomic window of Aggregicoccus sp. 17bor-14:
- a CDS encoding carboxypeptidase-like regulatory domain-containing protein, which translates to MQKWLLVSAALLLLLAGGALVWPRAAASAAAAAPAAAPGPAPRTFLPVAVQREDAGGLTLSGHVRDAAGQPLAGADVFLAASAEETLASERCEVCGEPLLSCEAHESARHVAGLLSREEGLLAPRARVRTDAGGAFRFEHLAGVSFTVWARAPGRGVASHERAAPGEPVELYLPAERTLRGEVVDDAGRPVPGARLHALSRRAPVGVSAEAGADGRFALEGLGEGPFYVLARAPGFLPAVAPSLEAGGEGAHLVLVPERTLEVRVVRGGKPVDAEVQLSADHLQRAVRTVRGLARLEGLSPGRVTVAASEGSLGSAPRTLELLQARTQVTLELEPGGRLLVTVVDEAGEPVPSARLQLRLRTGEPVRSERAEGGALVTFGPLAPGDYLLEGSAEGFADGELPARVAPGDTPLELQLARATSLAGRVLDVYGRPAPGVSVLLQPTGDTTLSDAAGRFHFAVPSAGLYTLHAHHSEWGGGSVQAQAPAQGVELSLEPRAAVEVTVTGGGERLEGAELMLWRDKEDVFHSDRASGPDGVVAMRGLPPGSYWLVATQREHLPSERQQVRVEEGQTARLSVELPRGASLSGAVVDERGQPVAGAQVGVLPRAVAATTSDAAGHFALRPLRAGVRYRLEARREGYDLTERVEGSADGEPVRLVLKRRDLFRGRVLADDGTPVKRFQLDEQEVSSADGRFEVALPRAGDQVVVSIEAPGFEPLLLERPAQEDLGDLVLKRAPTISGTVQDASGAPVSEAVVSCDVCDDSALTGADGRFTLPRPPFVPQYTLTARKGRRTASQRIARGEVPPALTLTLQPATRLWGTAYLPDGRPAAGVELEGLDTERGEPVQVVTGPDGRYSVELPPGPYRFTLEPGADFAGAPLLLVQVRGGEQHVDLGPAPGTASLTVRLQPQRGWALWAVPGQVAMTGNPPRELLQVPLGQLVYQPRGEQVTLRGLAPGHYTLVYAPFHVAAPEGPRVRGADVPSQGEVSLNP; encoded by the coding sequence ATGCAGAAGTGGCTCCTCGTCAGCGCTGCGCTGCTCCTGCTCCTCGCGGGCGGCGCGCTCGTGTGGCCGCGCGCTGCCGCCTCCGCGGCCGCAGCGGCCCCGGCCGCAGCGCCGGGACCTGCCCCGCGCACCTTCCTGCCCGTGGCGGTGCAGCGCGAGGACGCGGGCGGCCTCACGCTCAGCGGCCACGTGCGCGACGCCGCCGGCCAGCCGCTCGCCGGCGCCGACGTCTTCCTTGCCGCGAGCGCCGAGGAGACGCTCGCGAGCGAGCGCTGCGAGGTGTGCGGTGAGCCGCTGCTCTCCTGCGAGGCGCACGAGAGCGCGCGCCACGTGGCCGGGCTGCTCTCGCGCGAGGAGGGCCTGCTCGCGCCGCGCGCCCGGGTGCGCACGGACGCGGGGGGCGCGTTCCGCTTCGAGCACCTCGCCGGCGTCTCCTTCACGGTGTGGGCGCGCGCGCCGGGCCGCGGCGTCGCCTCGCACGAGCGCGCCGCCCCCGGCGAGCCCGTGGAGCTGTACCTGCCGGCCGAGCGCACCTTGCGCGGCGAGGTGGTGGACGACGCCGGCCGCCCCGTGCCCGGCGCCCGGCTGCACGCGCTGTCGCGCCGCGCCCCGGTGGGGGTGAGCGCCGAGGCGGGCGCGGACGGGCGCTTCGCGCTCGAGGGGCTGGGGGAGGGGCCCTTCTACGTCCTCGCCCGCGCGCCCGGCTTCCTGCCCGCGGTGGCGCCCTCGCTCGAGGCGGGCGGGGAGGGCGCGCACCTGGTGCTCGTGCCCGAGCGCACGCTGGAGGTGCGCGTGGTGCGCGGCGGCAAGCCCGTGGACGCCGAGGTGCAGCTCAGCGCGGACCACCTGCAGCGCGCGGTGCGCACCGTGCGCGGGCTCGCGCGCCTGGAGGGGCTCTCGCCCGGGCGAGTCACCGTCGCGGCCTCCGAGGGCAGCCTCGGCAGCGCGCCGCGCACGCTCGAGCTCCTCCAGGCGCGCACGCAGGTGACGCTGGAGCTGGAGCCCGGAGGGCGGCTGCTCGTCACGGTGGTGGACGAGGCCGGCGAGCCGGTGCCCTCGGCCCGGCTGCAGCTGCGCCTGCGCACCGGGGAGCCGGTGCGCAGCGAGCGCGCGGAAGGGGGCGCGCTCGTCACCTTCGGGCCGCTGGCCCCGGGCGACTACCTGCTCGAGGGCAGCGCCGAGGGCTTCGCGGACGGGGAGCTGCCCGCGCGCGTCGCGCCCGGTGACACGCCGCTCGAGCTGCAGCTCGCGCGCGCCACCTCGCTCGCGGGCCGCGTGCTGGACGTGTACGGCCGCCCCGCGCCGGGCGTCTCGGTGCTGCTGCAGCCCACGGGGGACACCACGCTCTCGGACGCCGCGGGCCGCTTCCACTTCGCCGTGCCCTCCGCGGGCCTCTACACGCTGCACGCGCACCACTCGGAGTGGGGCGGGGGCTCGGTGCAGGCGCAGGCCCCGGCGCAGGGCGTGGAGCTCTCGCTCGAGCCGCGCGCCGCCGTGGAGGTGACGGTGACGGGCGGCGGCGAGCGGCTGGAGGGCGCGGAGCTGATGCTCTGGCGGGACAAGGAGGACGTGTTCCACAGCGACCGCGCCTCGGGGCCGGACGGCGTCGTGGCCATGCGCGGACTGCCCCCGGGCAGCTACTGGCTCGTCGCCACCCAGCGCGAGCACCTCCCCTCCGAGCGCCAGCAGGTGCGCGTGGAGGAGGGGCAGACGGCGCGGCTCTCCGTGGAGCTCCCGCGCGGCGCGAGCCTCTCGGGCGCGGTGGTGGACGAGCGCGGCCAGCCGGTCGCCGGCGCGCAGGTGGGCGTGCTGCCGCGCGCGGTGGCGGCCACGACGAGCGACGCGGCGGGCCACTTCGCGCTGCGCCCGCTTCGCGCCGGCGTGCGCTACCGGCTCGAGGCGCGCCGCGAGGGCTACGATCTCACCGAGCGCGTCGAGGGCAGCGCGGACGGCGAGCCGGTGCGGCTCGTGCTGAAGCGGCGCGACCTCTTCCGCGGCCGCGTGCTCGCGGACGACGGCACGCCGGTGAAGCGCTTCCAGCTCGACGAGCAGGAGGTGTCCAGCGCGGACGGCCGCTTCGAGGTGGCGCTGCCGCGCGCAGGCGACCAGGTGGTGGTCTCCATCGAGGCGCCCGGCTTCGAGCCGCTCCTGCTCGAGCGCCCCGCGCAGGAGGACCTCGGAGACCTCGTCCTGAAGCGGGCCCCCACGATTTCAGGCACGGTGCAGGACGCCTCGGGCGCCCCCGTGAGCGAGGCGGTGGTCTCCTGCGACGTGTGCGACGACTCCGCGCTCACCGGCGCGGACGGCCGCTTCACCCTGCCGCGCCCGCCCTTCGTGCCGCAGTACACCCTCACCGCGCGCAAGGGCCGCCGCACCGCCTCTCAGCGCATCGCGCGCGGCGAGGTGCCGCCCGCGCTCACCCTCACGCTGCAGCCCGCCACGCGCCTGTGGGGCACCGCGTACCTGCCGGACGGCCGGCCCGCCGCGGGCGTGGAGCTGGAGGGGCTGGACACCGAGCGCGGCGAGCCGGTGCAGGTGGTGACGGGCCCGGATGGCCGGTACAGCGTCGAGCTCCCGCCCGGTCCCTACCGCTTCACGCTGGAGCCGGGCGCCGACTTCGCCGGTGCGCCGCTCCTGCTCGTGCAGGTGCGCGGCGGCGAGCAGCACGTGGACCTCGGGCCCGCGCCGGGCACGGCGTCGCTCACCGTGCGCCTGCAGCCGCAGCGGGGCTGGGCGCTGTGGGCCGTGCCGGGGCAGGTGGCCATGACCGGCAACCCGCCGCGCGAGCTGCTCCAGGTCCCGCTGGGGCAGCTTGTCTACCAGCCCCGCGGGGAGCAGGTGACGCTGCGCGGGCTCGCGCCCGGCCACTACACGCTCGTGTACGCCCCCTTCCACGTGGCGGCGCCGGAGGGCCCCCGCGTGCGCGGCGCCGACGTGCCCTCCCAGGGTGAGGTCAGCCTCAACCCTTGA
- a CDS encoding uracil-DNA glycosylase: MSEDIDINEQLREVLEDVRRHLLWNEGDAGRTLLVDAAQARAAAAAAAPATERPARAASAPPAAAPRASAPPAPAAIAAPARAATPPVAAAAPALFDLGATQRPLPPLPGVVDGERPTLDQIRVELGDCRRCKLCEGRKNIVFGSGNPRAELVFVGEGPGETEDLQGVPFVGKAGELLTKMIEAMGFNRDSVYICNVVKCRPPGNRNPEPDEVASCEPFLRAQLLALQPKAIVALGKFAAQTLLRDTTPITRLRGQWREYQGVKLMPTFHPAYLLRNPAEKKAAWSDLQQVMKFFGKQPGGR; this comes from the coding sequence GTGAGCGAAGACATCGACATCAACGAGCAGCTGCGCGAGGTCCTGGAGGACGTGCGCCGCCACCTCCTGTGGAACGAGGGCGACGCGGGCCGCACGCTGCTCGTGGACGCCGCCCAGGCGCGCGCCGCCGCTGCAGCCGCCGCGCCCGCCACCGAGCGTCCCGCACGCGCGGCCAGTGCACCGCCGGCCGCAGCGCCGCGCGCCAGCGCTCCGCCTGCGCCTGCCGCCATCGCTGCACCGGCGCGCGCGGCCACGCCGCCTGTCGCTGCCGCGGCTCCCGCCCTCTTCGACCTGGGCGCCACGCAGCGCCCGCTGCCGCCGCTGCCGGGCGTCGTGGACGGCGAGCGCCCCACGCTGGATCAGATCCGCGTGGAGCTCGGGGACTGCCGCCGCTGCAAGCTGTGTGAGGGGCGCAAGAACATCGTCTTCGGCTCGGGCAACCCGCGCGCGGAGCTGGTGTTCGTGGGGGAGGGGCCCGGCGAGACCGAGGACCTGCAGGGCGTTCCCTTCGTGGGCAAGGCCGGTGAGCTGCTCACCAAGATGATCGAGGCGATGGGCTTCAACCGCGACAGCGTCTACATCTGCAACGTGGTGAAGTGCCGGCCGCCGGGCAACCGCAACCCCGAGCCGGACGAGGTCGCCTCCTGCGAGCCCTTCCTGCGCGCGCAGCTGCTCGCGCTGCAGCCCAAGGCGATCGTGGCGCTGGGGAAGTTCGCGGCGCAGACGCTGCTGCGCGACACCACGCCCATCACCCGCCTGCGCGGTCAGTGGCGCGAGTACCAGGGCGTGAAGCTGATGCCCACCTTCCACCCGGCCTACCTGCTGCGAAACCCCGCCGAGAAGAAGGCGGCCTGGTCGGACCTGCAGCAGGTGATGAAGTTCTTCGGCAAGCAGCCCGGAGGGCGCTGA
- a CDS encoding HAD family phosphatase, with the protein MRPASRLAALLLALLSAAVPAQRPDALPSWNEGPAKRAILDFLRRATDEAGPGFIPRPERIAVFDNDGTLWSEKPVAQGVFVLERLKAKVAEDPSLRARPEVKAALEGDLAYFERHGPEAVPQLLALTEQGLTDEQYEAQVRQFLRTAKHPTLHVPYTATVYAPMLELLELLRGSGFQTWIVTGGGADFVRAFSRQVYGVPPEQVIGSSLKKELRTQGGRSVVVRTGELLVLDDKAQKPVNISLRVGQRPALAAGNERSGGDVDMLGYARGRKGTSLQLLIDHDDAEREFSYAEPDGASLAAARAQGFTVVSMKRDWHTVYPAGVRAVGGSGGAEPAR; encoded by the coding sequence ATGCGCCCCGCGTCCCGCCTTGCCGCGCTGCTGCTCGCCCTGCTGTCCGCCGCGGTGCCCGCGCAGCGCCCGGACGCCCTGCCCTCCTGGAACGAAGGGCCGGCGAAGCGGGCCATCCTGGACTTCCTGCGCCGCGCGACGGACGAGGCCGGGCCCGGCTTCATCCCCCGCCCCGAGCGCATCGCGGTGTTCGACAACGACGGCACGCTCTGGAGCGAGAAGCCCGTGGCACAGGGGGTCTTCGTGCTGGAGCGGCTGAAGGCGAAGGTGGCCGAGGACCCCTCGCTGCGCGCGCGCCCCGAGGTGAAGGCGGCGCTCGAGGGGGACCTCGCGTACTTCGAGCGGCACGGGCCGGAGGCGGTGCCCCAGCTGCTCGCCCTCACCGAACAGGGGCTCACCGACGAACAGTACGAGGCCCAGGTGCGACAGTTCCTGCGCACCGCGAAGCATCCCACCCTGCACGTGCCCTACACCGCCACCGTCTATGCGCCGATGCTCGAGCTGCTGGAGCTGCTGCGCGGCAGCGGCTTCCAGACGTGGATCGTCACCGGCGGCGGCGCGGACTTCGTGCGCGCGTTCTCGCGGCAGGTGTACGGCGTGCCGCCGGAGCAGGTCATCGGCAGCAGCCTGAAGAAGGAGCTGCGCACCCAGGGCGGGCGCAGCGTGGTGGTGCGCACCGGCGAGCTGCTCGTGCTGGACGACAAGGCGCAGAAGCCGGTGAACATCTCGCTGCGCGTGGGGCAGCGGCCCGCGCTCGCCGCGGGCAACGAGCGCAGCGGCGGGGACGTGGACATGCTCGGCTACGCGCGGGGGCGCAAGGGCACTTCCCTGCAGCTGCTCATCGACCACGACGACGCGGAACGCGAGTTCTCCTACGCGGAGCCGGACGGCGCGTCGCTCGCGGCGGCGCGCGCGCAGGGATTCACGGTGGTGAGCATGAAGCGGGACTGGCACACGGTGTACCCGGCCGGCGTGCGCGCCGTGGGGGGCAGCGGCGGCGCCGAGCCCGCGCGCTGA
- a CDS encoding ATP-binding protein, protein MRAGVVSTDPEHGEALATVLRRYEHRAEVVGMEEALERVQREELEVVLLDLAALHDSVGLVRRLREAAGVRELWVVGLVDPEAQREGLRSVRESQVDDFVLWPGEEALLEARLRIGAGRLEAARLRRDARFPTDFQDLVDRLPALVFVVTLEGLLLHVNPEALRALGYERAQQLVGSRADALIPKEDRPALALRAALLAAGEQPSVRELQLRHFSGRHLDVQLLTFPLHFRGQEAFVCVGRDLTARREQQAQQLTHERLAGVGILAAGLAHEINNPLAYLLSNLTFVRDELTPAPGAPPRTASREVLEALDEAQQGAQRVAHIVSSLRTFSAQNAQALGPVDLREALEVALRLAGNELRSRARIVRDFRDVPPAWGNAGRLTQVFFNLLVNAAQAIAPGDAERHSVQVSLTSPAEGWVSASVRDSGSGIAPEHLGRLFVPFFTTRPAGQGTGLGLSICYNLVKELGGEIRVRSVVGHGSTFEVLLPCAPASQRVPPPAPEPAAPERRASVLLVDDDVLVGRAFERLLRPYHDVLSFQRARPALDWLRTGAAVDVLFCDLTLPDMGGLELFDALSRARPELVSRLVVVTGGDFTQQARAFVEVLSQRRLEKPFERDQVLALIRQVRAGAYQT, encoded by the coding sequence ATGCGGGCAGGGGTGGTGTCCACAGACCCGGAGCACGGGGAGGCGCTCGCCACGGTGCTGCGGCGCTACGAGCACCGCGCGGAGGTGGTGGGGATGGAGGAGGCGCTCGAGCGGGTGCAGCGCGAGGAGCTGGAGGTGGTACTGCTGGATCTCGCCGCCCTGCACGACAGCGTCGGGCTGGTGCGCCGCCTGCGCGAGGCCGCGGGCGTGAGGGAGCTCTGGGTGGTGGGGCTGGTGGACCCCGAGGCGCAGCGCGAGGGCCTGCGCAGCGTGCGCGAGTCGCAGGTGGACGACTTCGTTCTCTGGCCGGGTGAGGAGGCGCTGCTCGAGGCGCGGCTGCGGATCGGCGCCGGGCGGCTCGAGGCAGCGCGCCTGCGCCGCGACGCCCGCTTCCCCACGGACTTCCAGGACCTCGTCGACCGGCTGCCGGCCCTGGTGTTCGTGGTGACGCTGGAGGGCCTGCTGCTGCACGTGAACCCCGAGGCGCTGCGCGCGCTGGGCTACGAGCGCGCGCAGCAGCTCGTCGGCTCGCGCGCGGACGCGCTGATCCCGAAGGAGGACCGGCCCGCGCTGGCGCTCCGCGCGGCGCTGCTCGCGGCCGGTGAGCAGCCCTCGGTGCGCGAGCTGCAGCTGCGCCACTTCAGCGGCCGCCACCTGGACGTGCAGCTGCTCACCTTCCCGCTGCACTTTCGCGGCCAGGAGGCCTTCGTGTGCGTGGGGAGGGATCTCACCGCACGCCGCGAGCAGCAGGCGCAGCAGCTCACCCACGAGCGGCTCGCCGGCGTGGGAATCCTCGCCGCGGGCCTCGCCCACGAGATCAACAACCCGCTGGCCTATCTCCTGAGCAACCTCACCTTCGTGCGCGACGAGCTCACCCCGGCGCCCGGGGCCCCGCCGCGCACCGCGTCCCGCGAGGTGCTGGAGGCGCTCGACGAGGCGCAGCAGGGCGCGCAGCGGGTGGCGCACATCGTGAGCTCCCTGCGGACCTTCTCCGCGCAGAATGCCCAGGCCCTGGGGCCGGTGGACCTGCGCGAGGCGCTGGAGGTGGCGCTGCGGCTCGCGGGCAACGAGCTGCGCAGCCGCGCCCGAATCGTGCGCGACTTCCGCGACGTCCCCCCCGCGTGGGGCAACGCGGGGCGCCTCACCCAGGTGTTCTTCAACCTGCTCGTCAACGCGGCCCAGGCCATTGCCCCCGGAGATGCGGAGCGCCACAGCGTGCAGGTGTCGCTGACGAGCCCCGCCGAGGGCTGGGTGAGCGCGAGCGTGCGCGACAGCGGCAGCGGCATCGCCCCCGAGCACCTCGGGCGGCTCTTCGTCCCCTTCTTCACCACGCGGCCGGCGGGGCAGGGCACGGGCCTGGGGCTCTCCATCTGCTACAACCTGGTGAAGGAGCTCGGCGGGGAGATCCGCGTGCGCAGCGTGGTCGGCCACGGCAGCACCTTCGAGGTGCTGCTGCCCTGCGCGCCGGCCTCGCAGCGCGTGCCGCCGCCGGCCCCCGAGCCCGCGGCGCCGGAGCGGCGCGCGAGCGTGCTGCTGGTGGACGACGACGTGCTGGTGGGGCGCGCCTTCGAGCGGCTGCTGCGGCCCTATCACGACGTCCTCAGCTTCCAGCGCGCCCGGCCCGCGCTGGACTGGCTGCGCACGGGGGCCGCCGTGGACGTGCTCTTCTGTGACCTGACCCTGCCGGACATGGGCGGCCTGGAGCTCTTCGACGCGCTCTCCCGCGCGCGCCCGGAGCTCGTCTCCCGGCTCGTGGTGGTGACGGGCGGGGACTTCACCCAGCAGGCGCGGGCCTTCGTCGAGGTCCTGTCGCAGCGCCGCCTGGAGAAGCCCTTCGAGCGCGACCAGGTGCTCGCGCTCATCCGCCAGGTGCGCGCCGGGGCCTACCAGACGTAG
- a CDS encoding chemotaxis protein — protein sequence MRPPLASAALRLAALAVGLALAGCATVEAPPSAALQKVGRSDLRPEELRIQVRALAPRFSGQLENLADDIARDAGDAPTRLAMTRFKANAIPAMQSALFQPDPVAAVVDAWALVAQLQDALVDIEAQTPGRARLATPAFAGMERELEAVWADLTGKQDTSQARARVHRWARDNPLRGSVSARTDTTALLAGLTAQSGVGALGTAGRLMDTTQDLVARMDLQTAFLPKQGRWQAELFTLGALQDPAYRDALPELPLLATALQEVTRQVQAVPWLMARERSAVLAGVRDERLGAQGFVTSEREALVTELRQERVAVLQEMDRTVQRAVDRSFDRAQALVDRMFLFALGLVLLAVLGALAVALLLRRRWSPREQGPPPRSGWVHLRRPVHG from the coding sequence ATGCGTCCACCCCTCGCCTCCGCCGCGCTCCGCCTCGCCGCGCTCGCGGTGGGGCTCGCGCTCGCGGGGTGCGCCACGGTGGAGGCGCCTCCCTCGGCGGCCCTGCAGAAGGTGGGGCGCAGCGATCTGCGGCCCGAGGAGCTGCGCATCCAGGTGCGCGCGCTCGCCCCGCGCTTCAGCGGACAGCTGGAGAACCTCGCGGACGACATCGCCCGCGACGCGGGGGATGCGCCCACGCGGCTCGCCATGACGCGCTTCAAGGCGAACGCCATCCCCGCGATGCAGTCCGCGCTCTTCCAGCCGGACCCGGTCGCGGCCGTGGTGGACGCGTGGGCGCTGGTGGCGCAGCTGCAGGACGCGCTGGTGGACATCGAGGCCCAGACGCCCGGGCGCGCCCGCCTCGCCACGCCCGCCTTCGCCGGCATGGAGCGCGAGCTGGAGGCCGTGTGGGCGGACCTCACGGGCAAGCAGGACACCTCCCAGGCCCGCGCGCGGGTGCACCGCTGGGCCCGCGACAACCCGCTCCGGGGCAGCGTCTCCGCGCGCACGGACACCACCGCGCTGCTTGCGGGGCTCACCGCCCAGTCCGGGGTGGGCGCCCTGGGGACCGCGGGCCGGCTGATGGACACCACGCAGGATCTCGTCGCGCGCATGGACCTGCAGACCGCCTTCCTGCCCAAGCAGGGCCGCTGGCAGGCGGAGCTCTTCACCCTGGGCGCGCTGCAGGACCCCGCCTACCGGGACGCCCTGCCCGAGCTGCCCCTGCTCGCCACCGCGCTGCAGGAGGTGACGCGGCAGGTGCAGGCCGTGCCCTGGCTGATGGCGCGCGAGCGCAGCGCCGTGCTCGCGGGCGTGCGCGACGAGCGGCTCGGGGCCCAGGGCTTCGTCACCTCGGAGCGTGAGGCGCTCGTCACCGAGCTGCGCCAGGAGCGCGTGGCCGTGCTCCAGGAGATGGACCGCACCGTGCAGCGCGCGGTGGACCGCAGCTTCGACCGCGCCCAGGCGCTCGTGGACCGCATGTTCCTCTTCGCGCTCGGGCTGGTGCTGCTCGCCGTGCTGGGCGCGCTCGCGGTGGCGCTGCTCCTGCGGCGGCGCTGGAGCCCGCGCGAGCAGGGCCCCCCGCCACGCTCGGGCTGGGTGCACCTGCGCCGCCCGGTGCACGGCTGA
- a CDS encoding Stp1/IreP family PP2C-type Ser/Thr phosphatase, translating to MALTTEAFGLTDVGRKRQHNEDAMLVDAALGLFVVADGMGGHAAGEVASARASEVVRQHVLANRSVLKDLATNPNQDSRAAAAGLVEIAIQRACADIFKMASSDATKRGMGTTFVCLAVAGNKAVIGHVGDSRVYLVRNGQCHRLTEDHTLVAAQLKAGTITKEQASASQYKNVITRAVGIQESVQVDTLIVDLVPADVFILCSDGLHGYLSDEEIPPLVAARKLEELPKAFVDLANERGGKDNITAVVVKVSGDGAVTTEEAEAQSRMEALRKIPLFRHLTYKEQTAVLSIATTRTFPAGKEIVVEGQPGEELFVVVRGRVAIEKSGVEIAELRAGGHFGEMGLIDNAPRSATVRATEPTRVMVVARPELMNLMKRESILAVKMLWSFVQVLSDRLRATNSELSEARQELAAAHAVRPFTEE from the coding sequence TTGGCCCTGACCACAGAGGCTTTCGGTCTGACGGACGTCGGCCGCAAGCGGCAGCACAACGAAGATGCGATGTTGGTGGATGCCGCGCTCGGCCTCTTCGTCGTGGCGGACGGCATGGGCGGCCATGCCGCCGGCGAGGTCGCCAGCGCGCGCGCGAGCGAGGTCGTGCGCCAGCACGTGCTCGCCAACCGCAGCGTGCTCAAGGACCTGGCCACCAACCCGAACCAGGACAGCCGCGCCGCGGCCGCCGGGCTCGTCGAGATCGCCATCCAGCGCGCCTGCGCGGACATCTTCAAGATGGCCTCGAGCGACGCGACGAAGCGCGGCATGGGCACCACCTTCGTGTGCCTCGCGGTCGCCGGCAACAAGGCCGTCATCGGGCACGTGGGCGACAGCCGCGTGTACCTGGTGCGCAACGGCCAGTGCCACCGCCTCACCGAGGATCACACGCTCGTCGCCGCGCAGCTCAAGGCCGGCACCATCACCAAGGAGCAGGCGAGCGCGTCCCAGTACAAGAACGTCATCACGCGCGCGGTGGGCATCCAGGAGTCCGTCCAGGTGGACACGCTCATCGTGGACCTGGTCCCCGCGGACGTGTTCATCCTCTGCTCGGACGGCCTGCACGGCTACCTGAGCGACGAGGAGATCCCCCCCCTGGTCGCGGCGCGCAAGCTCGAGGAGCTGCCCAAGGCCTTCGTCGACCTGGCCAACGAGCGCGGCGGCAAGGACAACATCACCGCCGTAGTGGTGAAGGTGAGCGGCGACGGCGCCGTCACCACCGAGGAGGCCGAGGCGCAGAGCCGCATGGAGGCGCTGCGCAAGATCCCGCTCTTCCGCCACCTCACCTACAAGGAGCAGACCGCGGTCCTCTCCATCGCCACCACCCGCACCTTCCCCGCGGGCAAGGAGATCGTGGTGGAGGGGCAGCCCGGCGAGGAGCTCTTCGTCGTGGTGCGCGGCCGGGTGGCCATCGAGAAGTCCGGAGTGGAGATCGCCGAGCTGCGCGCCGGCGGCCACTTCGGCGAGATGGGCCTCATCGACAACGCGCCCCGCAGCGCCACGGTGCGCGCCACCGAGCCCACCCGCGTGATGGTGGTGGCCCGCCCCGAGCTGATGAACCTGATGAAGCGCGAGTCCATCCTCGCGGTGAAGATGCTCTGGAGCTTCGTGCAGGTGCTCAGCGACCGGCTGCGCGCCACCAACTCCGAGCTCTCCGAGGCCCGCCAGGAGCTCGCCGCCGCCCACGCGGTGCGCCCCTTCACGGAAGAGTAG
- the coaBC gene encoding bifunctional phosphopantothenoylcysteine decarboxylase/phosphopantothenate--cysteine ligase CoaBC: MDLTALQGRRVAVGVGGGIAAYKACELVRELQRAGAQVRVAMTEAAQQFVTPLTFQALSGHAVLTNYFDPAQEEGFGHLDFARWAELYVVAPATADLLARMRAGMGGDAVTTSLLAFRGPVLLAPAMNVAMWENRLTQENLAALLSERRFGVVGPGAGSLACGDVGAGRLADVLEIAAAAARRLSDGPLAGKRVLVTAGPTREYLDPVRFLSNPSTGKMGLALAEAARALGAKVTVVLGPVGAVDRTGLEVVDVVSAEDMAREVLARVESADVFIASAAVSDWRPAQVAPQKVKKTERPEVLELVRTPDVLAEASRRVAGRERRPLLVGFAAETERVLEHAREKLLKKGLDAIVANDVTEPGAGFAADTNRVTVLTRDGREQPLQGSKREVARAVLDLLCAKLPSPSGRGTG, from the coding sequence ATGGACCTGACGGCCTTGCAGGGTCGCCGCGTGGCGGTGGGCGTGGGGGGCGGCATCGCCGCGTACAAGGCGTGCGAGCTGGTGCGCGAGCTGCAGCGCGCCGGCGCCCAGGTGCGCGTGGCGATGACCGAGGCGGCGCAGCAGTTCGTCACGCCGCTCACCTTCCAGGCCCTCAGCGGCCACGCGGTGCTCACCAACTACTTCGACCCTGCGCAGGAGGAGGGCTTCGGCCACCTCGACTTCGCGCGCTGGGCGGAGCTCTACGTCGTGGCGCCCGCCACCGCGGACCTCCTCGCCCGGATGCGCGCCGGGATGGGCGGGGACGCCGTCACCACGTCGCTGCTCGCCTTTCGCGGCCCCGTGCTGCTCGCGCCCGCGATGAACGTGGCCATGTGGGAGAACCGGCTCACGCAGGAGAACCTCGCCGCGCTGCTGAGCGAGCGCCGCTTCGGCGTGGTGGGGCCGGGCGCCGGCTCGCTCGCCTGCGGCGACGTGGGCGCGGGGCGGCTGGCGGACGTGCTGGAGATTGCGGCGGCCGCGGCGCGCCGGCTCTCGGACGGGCCGCTCGCGGGCAAGCGGGTGCTGGTGACCGCGGGGCCCACGCGCGAGTACCTGGACCCCGTGCGCTTCCTCTCCAACCCCTCCACCGGGAAGATGGGGCTCGCGCTCGCGGAGGCCGCGCGGGCGCTGGGGGCGAAGGTGACGGTGGTGCTCGGGCCCGTGGGCGCGGTGGACCGCACCGGCCTGGAGGTCGTGGACGTGGTGAGCGCCGAGGACATGGCGCGCGAGGTGCTCGCGCGCGTGGAGTCGGCGGACGTCTTCATCGCGTCGGCCGCCGTGAGCGACTGGCGCCCCGCGCAGGTGGCGCCGCAGAAGGTGAAGAAGACCGAGCGGCCCGAGGTGCTCGAGCTGGTGCGCACGCCGGACGTGCTCGCGGAGGCCTCGCGGCGCGTGGCGGGGCGAGAGCGCCGCCCGCTGCTGGTGGGCTTCGCGGCGGAGACGGAGCGGGTGCTCGAGCACGCGCGCGAGAAGCTGCTGAAGAAGGGCCTGGACGCCATCGTCGCCAACGACGTGACCGAGCCCGGCGCAGGCTTCGCCGCGGACACCAACCGCGTGACGGTGCTCACCCGCGACGGGCGCGAGCAGCCCCTGCAGGGCAGCAAGCGCGAGGTCGCGCGCGCCGTCCTCGACCTGCTCTGTGCCAAGCTCCCCTCTCCCTCTGGGAGAGGGACGGGGTGA